In Notamacropus eugenii isolate mMacEug1 chromosome 1, mMacEug1.pri_v2, whole genome shotgun sequence, one genomic interval encodes:
- the MINAR1 gene encoding major intrinsically disordered Notch2-binding receptor 1 isoform X1 — translation METNQESSLFLVKILEELDTKQNTVSYQDLCKSLCARFDLSQLAKLRSVLFYTACLDPNFPATLFKDKMRCTVNNQQSKKIMVAADIVTIFNLIQMNGGAAKEKLPAARQKVRKNESFESCRSDTEICNVIDCVPPNCEPRDREFNRGYPTRQSSKCRKMDCKDCQQFVPASEPNFLLGVNKETKSRAASLDRLQALASYSIANSQPCEMQSTYFPMNIENESISDQDSLPMNPGIKETFISNEEPFVVQSCVQKRNIFKEDFHNLITVSPSLVPPGKKADDVLGEPQTRKETHKPAFFNHSFEMPYNSQYLNPVYSPVPDKRRAKHESLDDLQASTYFGPTTVLGAQEGKRWSGRPSKQTAWPAKSWSLNTEEVPDFERSFFNRNPADEKPRYQGSSNQPSNFSAPDRHQTYLNPKDQQAIIPTSYAVKQNVHKPKELASPIDMEKHEQIKKFKDKSINCTTVQMSMDKTSSVGTQTDQHILELKKCKDLCASSQSKYGERHSMKQSDEDSEIVSDDISDIFRFLDDMSISGSTGVIQSSCYNSTGSLSQLNKSDCDSSPEHNLTKIPSGNIGNKIDKGVRSEKDNHEDELKTSVCKLVLRIGEIERKLESLSGVREEISQVLGKLNRLDQRIQQPEKVSVQIDLNSLTSEVPSDDSTSPQIFHPHNGSHGSKLENSPDWCCSDASGSNSESLRVKALKKSLFTRRSSRSLTEENSATESKIASISNSPRDWRAITYTNEVGLNEEEIKDRGAAENKDWHRKSKEADRQYEIPQPHRIAKQPKDGFLVEQVFSPHPYPASLKSHMKSNPMYTDMRLTEMAEVKRVQPSWTIEEYARNSGEKGKLTALDIQTQESLNPNNLEYWMEDIYTPGYDSLLKRKEAEFRRAKVCKIAALIAAAACTVILVIVVPICTMKS, via the exons ATGGAGACTAACCAGGAATCATCCCTCTTCTTGGTGAAGATTTTGGAGGAGCTAGACACCAAACAGAATACAGTTTCCTACCAGGACCTTTGCAAATCATTGTGTGCTCGATTTGATTTATCTCAGCTAGCCAAGTTGAGAAGTGTGCTGTTTTATACAGCTTGTCTTGATCCAAATTTCCCAGCGACTttattcaaagacaaaatgagatgCACTGTGAACAATCAGCAATCAAAGAAAATCATGGTGGCTGCAGATATAGTAACGATATTCAACCTGATCCAAATGAATGGGGGTGCAGCAAAGGAAAAATTGCCTGCAGCAAGACAGAAAGTTAGGAAGAATGAATCATTCGAATCATGCAGGTCTGACACTGAGATATGCAACGTGATAGACTGCGTGCCTCCTAATTGTgagccaagagatagagaattTAATCGAGGCTATCCAACCAGACAATCATCAAAGTGTAGAAAGATGGACTGCAAAGATTGCCAACAGTTCGTACCTGCCTCAGAGCCGAACTTTTTGTTGGGAGTTAATAAGGAGACAAAAAGCCGGGCAGCCTCCCTTGACAGGCTGCAAGCCCTGGCATCCTACTCCATTGCAAATTCTCAACCATGTGAAATGCAGAGCACTTATTTTCCCATGAACATTGAGAATGAATCTATATCAGATCAAGACTCCTTACCCATGAACCCCGGGATCAAAGAAACCTTCATTTCCAATGAGGAGCCCTTTGTGGTCCAGTCCTGTGTGCAgaagagaaacatttttaaagaagattttCATAATCTGATCACAGTGTCACCGAGCTTAGTGCCCCCTGGCAAGAAAGCAGATGATGTGCTGGGAGAGCCTCAGACCAGAAAAGAAACTCATAAGCCAGCCTTCTTTAATCACAGCTTTGAAATGCCATACAATAGCCAATATTTAAATCCTGTTTACTCTCCTGTCCCTGACAAAAGACGGGCAAAGCATGAGAGCTTGGATGATCTCCAAGCTTCTACATATTTTGGACCCACTACAGTTCTAGGGGCCCAAGAAGGGAAGAGGTGGTCAGGGAGGCCAAGTAAACAGACTGCCTGGCCAGCAAAGAGCTGGAGTTTAAACACTGAGGAGGTTCCTGACTTTGAAAGGTCTTTTTTCAATAGGAACCCAGCTGATGAGAAACCTCGATATCAGGGTTCAAGCAATCAACCTTCTAATTTTTCAGCCCCAGACAGGCACCAGACATATTTAAATCCAAAAGATCAACAAGCAATTATCCCCACAAGCTATGCAGTGAAGCAAAATGTTCACAAGCCTAAAGAACTTGCCTCTCCCATTGACATGGAGAAACATGAGCAGATCAAAAAGTTTAAAGACAAAAGCATTAACTGTACCACAGTTCAGATGAGCATGGACAAAACAAGCAGCGTGGGGACTCAAACTGACCAGCACATTTTGGAGCTCAAGAAATGTAAAGATCTGTGTGCCTCCAGTCAGAGCAAGTATGGAGAAAGGCATTCCATGAAGCAATCAGATGAAGACTCAGAAATCGTTAGTGATGACATCAGTGACATTTTTCGGTTTCTGGACGACATGAGCATCTCTGGCTCCACTGGAGTGATACAGTCCTCTTGTTACAACAGCACCGGATCCTTATCTCAGTTGAATAAATCAGACTGTGACAGCTCACCTGAGCATAACCTCACCAAAATTCCCAGTGGGAACATTGGCAATAAGATAGACAAGGGGGTCCGATCTGAAAAGGACAATCATGAAGATGAGTTGAAAACGAGTGTTTGCAAACTAGTGCTTAGGATTGGtgagatagaaagaaaactggaatcTCTGTCAGGGGTCAGAGAGGAAATCTCTCAAGTTTTAGGCAAATTAAACAGGTTGGATCAAAGGATACAGCAGCCTGAGAAAGTCAGTGTACAGATCGATCTAAATTCCTTAACAAGTGAGGTTCCTTCTGATGACAGCACCTCTCCCCAAATATTTCATCCCCACAACGGCTCCCATGGAAGCAAATTGGAAAATAGTCCGGACTGGTGCTGTTCTGATGCTAGTGGAAGCAACAGTGAAAGCCTTCGAGTCAAGGCCTTAAAAAAGAGTCTGTTTACCAGAAGGTCCTCAAGGTCACTGACTGAGGAGAATAGTGCTACTGAGTCCAAAATAGCAAGCATTTCCAATTCTCCCAGAGACTGGAGGGCGATCACTTACACCAATGAGGTTGGCCTCaatgaagaagagataaaagacagaGGAGCTGCAGAAAATAAAGACTGGCACAGAAAATCAAAAGAG GCAGACAGACAATATGAAATTCCTCAGCCTCACCGAATAGCGAAGCAGCCAAAAGATGGTTTCTTGGTGGAACAAGTCTTCAGTCCTCACCCCTACCCTGCGTCACTCAAGTCACACATGAAAAGCAATCCAATGTACACAGACATGAGGCTGACCGAAATGGCTGAAGTAAAGCGAGTCCAGCCCTCTTGGACCATAGAAGAATATGCAAGAAACTCTGGGGAAAAGGGGAAGCTGACAGCTCTGGATATCCAG ACTCAAGAATCTTTAAACCCAAATAATTTAGAATACTGGATGGAAGATATTTATACTCCAGGCTATGATTCGTTATTAAAACGTAAAGAGGCCGAGTTCCGAAGAGCAAAGGTCTGCAAGATTGCTGCCTTGATTGCGGCAGCCGCTTGCACAGTCATCTTGGTTATTGTAGTGCCCATTTGTACAATGAAGTCATGA
- the MINAR1 gene encoding major intrinsically disordered Notch2-binding receptor 1 isoform X2, translating into METNQESSLFLVKILEELDTKQNTVSYQDLCKSLCARFDLSQLAKLRSVLFYTACLDPNFPATLFKDKMRCTVNNQQSKKIMVAADIVTIFNLIQMNGGAAKEKLPAARQKVRKNESFESCRSDTEICNVIDCVPPNCEPRDREFNRGYPTRQSSKCRKMDCKDCQQFVPASEPNFLLGVNKETKSRAASLDRLQALASYSIANSQPCEMQSTYFPMNIENESISDQDSLPMNPGIKETFISNEEPFVVQSCVQKRNIFKEDFHNLITVSPSLVPPGKKADDVLGEPQTRKETHKPAFFNHSFEMPYNSQYLNPVYSPVPDKRRAKHESLDDLQASTYFGPTTVLGAQEGKRWSGRPSKQTAWPAKSWSLNTEEVPDFERSFFNRNPADEKPRYQGSSNQPSNFSAPDRHQTYLNPKDQQAIIPTSYAVKQNVHKPKELASPIDMEKHEQIKKFKDKSINCTTVQMSMDKTSSVGTQTDQHILELKKCKDLCASSQSKYGERHSMKQSDEDSEIVSDDISDIFRFLDDMSISGSTGVIQSSCYNSTGSLSQLNKSDCDSSPEHNLTKIPSGNIGNKIDKGVRSEKDNHEDELKTSVCKLVLRIGEIERKLESLSGVREEISQVLGKLNRLDQRIQQPEKVSVQIDLNSLTSEVPSDDSTSPQIFHPHNGSHGSKLENSPDWCCSDASGSNSESLRVKALKKSLFTRRSSRSLTEENSATESKIASISNSPRDWRAITYTNEVGLNEEEIKDRGAAENKDWHRKSKEADRQYEIPQPHRIAKQPKDGFLVEQVFSPHPYPASLKSHMKSNPMYTDMRLTEMAEVKRVQPSWTIEEYARNSGEKGKLTALDIQEQRRSYALKVRDRPWSQRGFIHRGVNECPCLVADTGMEATKARTGC; encoded by the exons ATGGAGACTAACCAGGAATCATCCCTCTTCTTGGTGAAGATTTTGGAGGAGCTAGACACCAAACAGAATACAGTTTCCTACCAGGACCTTTGCAAATCATTGTGTGCTCGATTTGATTTATCTCAGCTAGCCAAGTTGAGAAGTGTGCTGTTTTATACAGCTTGTCTTGATCCAAATTTCCCAGCGACTttattcaaagacaaaatgagatgCACTGTGAACAATCAGCAATCAAAGAAAATCATGGTGGCTGCAGATATAGTAACGATATTCAACCTGATCCAAATGAATGGGGGTGCAGCAAAGGAAAAATTGCCTGCAGCAAGACAGAAAGTTAGGAAGAATGAATCATTCGAATCATGCAGGTCTGACACTGAGATATGCAACGTGATAGACTGCGTGCCTCCTAATTGTgagccaagagatagagaattTAATCGAGGCTATCCAACCAGACAATCATCAAAGTGTAGAAAGATGGACTGCAAAGATTGCCAACAGTTCGTACCTGCCTCAGAGCCGAACTTTTTGTTGGGAGTTAATAAGGAGACAAAAAGCCGGGCAGCCTCCCTTGACAGGCTGCAAGCCCTGGCATCCTACTCCATTGCAAATTCTCAACCATGTGAAATGCAGAGCACTTATTTTCCCATGAACATTGAGAATGAATCTATATCAGATCAAGACTCCTTACCCATGAACCCCGGGATCAAAGAAACCTTCATTTCCAATGAGGAGCCCTTTGTGGTCCAGTCCTGTGTGCAgaagagaaacatttttaaagaagattttCATAATCTGATCACAGTGTCACCGAGCTTAGTGCCCCCTGGCAAGAAAGCAGATGATGTGCTGGGAGAGCCTCAGACCAGAAAAGAAACTCATAAGCCAGCCTTCTTTAATCACAGCTTTGAAATGCCATACAATAGCCAATATTTAAATCCTGTTTACTCTCCTGTCCCTGACAAAAGACGGGCAAAGCATGAGAGCTTGGATGATCTCCAAGCTTCTACATATTTTGGACCCACTACAGTTCTAGGGGCCCAAGAAGGGAAGAGGTGGTCAGGGAGGCCAAGTAAACAGACTGCCTGGCCAGCAAAGAGCTGGAGTTTAAACACTGAGGAGGTTCCTGACTTTGAAAGGTCTTTTTTCAATAGGAACCCAGCTGATGAGAAACCTCGATATCAGGGTTCAAGCAATCAACCTTCTAATTTTTCAGCCCCAGACAGGCACCAGACATATTTAAATCCAAAAGATCAACAAGCAATTATCCCCACAAGCTATGCAGTGAAGCAAAATGTTCACAAGCCTAAAGAACTTGCCTCTCCCATTGACATGGAGAAACATGAGCAGATCAAAAAGTTTAAAGACAAAAGCATTAACTGTACCACAGTTCAGATGAGCATGGACAAAACAAGCAGCGTGGGGACTCAAACTGACCAGCACATTTTGGAGCTCAAGAAATGTAAAGATCTGTGTGCCTCCAGTCAGAGCAAGTATGGAGAAAGGCATTCCATGAAGCAATCAGATGAAGACTCAGAAATCGTTAGTGATGACATCAGTGACATTTTTCGGTTTCTGGACGACATGAGCATCTCTGGCTCCACTGGAGTGATACAGTCCTCTTGTTACAACAGCACCGGATCCTTATCTCAGTTGAATAAATCAGACTGTGACAGCTCACCTGAGCATAACCTCACCAAAATTCCCAGTGGGAACATTGGCAATAAGATAGACAAGGGGGTCCGATCTGAAAAGGACAATCATGAAGATGAGTTGAAAACGAGTGTTTGCAAACTAGTGCTTAGGATTGGtgagatagaaagaaaactggaatcTCTGTCAGGGGTCAGAGAGGAAATCTCTCAAGTTTTAGGCAAATTAAACAGGTTGGATCAAAGGATACAGCAGCCTGAGAAAGTCAGTGTACAGATCGATCTAAATTCCTTAACAAGTGAGGTTCCTTCTGATGACAGCACCTCTCCCCAAATATTTCATCCCCACAACGGCTCCCATGGAAGCAAATTGGAAAATAGTCCGGACTGGTGCTGTTCTGATGCTAGTGGAAGCAACAGTGAAAGCCTTCGAGTCAAGGCCTTAAAAAAGAGTCTGTTTACCAGAAGGTCCTCAAGGTCACTGACTGAGGAGAATAGTGCTACTGAGTCCAAAATAGCAAGCATTTCCAATTCTCCCAGAGACTGGAGGGCGATCACTTACACCAATGAGGTTGGCCTCaatgaagaagagataaaagacagaGGAGCTGCAGAAAATAAAGACTGGCACAGAAAATCAAAAGAG GCAGACAGACAATATGAAATTCCTCAGCCTCACCGAATAGCGAAGCAGCCAAAAGATGGTTTCTTGGTGGAACAAGTCTTCAGTCCTCACCCCTACCCTGCGTCACTCAAGTCACACATGAAAAGCAATCCAATGTACACAGACATGAGGCTGACCGAAATGGCTGAAGTAAAGCGAGTCCAGCCCTCTTGGACCATAGAAGAATATGCAAGAAACTCTGGGGAAAAGGGGAAGCTGACAGCTCTGGATATCCAG GAGCAAAGGCGCAGCTATGCCCTCAAAGTACGCGATAGGCCGTGGAGCCAACGGGGCTTCATCCACAGGGGAGTGAATGAATGTCCCTGTTTAGTTGCAGACACTGGAATGGAAGCAACCAAGGCTCGCACTGGGTGTTAA